Below is a window of Anaeromyxobacter diazotrophicus DNA.
CCCGCGGCTCTTCGCCGCCGGGGCGGTGATCGGCGGCCACGAGGTGGCGGCCGACGGGACGGGGCTCGGGGTCGGGGTGCTCACGGGCTATCTCGCCGGGAGCGCGGCGGCAGGCGCACCCGGGTAGACGCTCCGGCCCGAGGCCGACCCGACGCAGTCAGGCCGCTGGCGACCGCCAATTTTCTGGCGATCCTTCGAGAAACGCCCAGCGAAATCGCCGACGTCAAGCTGGCGCGCGCATTGCTATGCCTCCGAGGGTCGGAAGTGACCTCCGCCCGAGGAAGTGGAATGAACGACACCAGTCCCGCCCAGCTGCCGGCCTATTACTGCCTCCCACGTCCGGAGCTCACGCAGCTCGTCGCGGCCCGAGGCCTGCGCATCCTCGAGGTCGGCTGCGCCGCCGGCGCGATGGGCGCAGCCTTGCTGGAGAAGGGAGCCGCCGAGGTGGTGGGGCTCGACATCTTCGAGCCGGCGCTCGCGCTCGCGCGCACCCGGCTCTCCGCGGCCCACCGGGTCGACCTCAACGGCCTCCCGGAGCTGCCCTATCCCGACGGCCACTTCGACCTCATGACGTTCGCCGACGTCCTCGAGCACCTCGTCAATCCCGCGGCCGTCCTGCGCCACCTCAGCCGCTGGTTGAGCCGCGACGGGAAGCTGCTCCTGTCCTTGCCGAACATCCGCCACGAGTCGGTCGTCCTCCCGCTGCTGGTCGAGGGGCAGTGGGAGTACGCGGACTCCGGGATCCTCGATCGGACGCACCTCCGCTTCTTCACGCGGAAGGGCATGCTCCGGATGCTCGACGAGGCGGGCTTCGAGGGGGTCGGGAAGATCGCCGGCTCGCAGACGGCAACCCCCGTCTACGTCCAGAAGGCGGCCGAGCTGGTCAAGGCGCTCGGCGGCGATGCGGCGAAGTTCATCGAGGAGTGCAACGTCGTCCAGTTCATCACCTTCGCCGCGCGCAAGGGGGCGGAGGCGCGCGACGGCGACCGGGCGCCCCAGGTCGCCGCGCCGGCGTCGGCCCCGGTGGCCCCGGCGCCAGGAGCCGATCCCTGGGCCGGCTCGAGGGCGCAGCGGGTGCTCCTGGCGCCCGACGTCGGGTCGCCCGAGGACCGCTGGGCCGCGGTGCTGCCGAGGCTCGCCGAGCAGCTGAGCGGCAAGGCCGCCGTGACGCTCGGCCTCGCCCTGCCGCTGGAGCACGTCCAGAAGCCTCCCCAGCCCGTCCAGGCGCTGCCGTCCACGCTCGACCTCGATCTGCTGCTGACCGAGCAGCCGAGCTCGCTCGCCGGCTGGGAGACCCTGCTGCGGGGCGCGG
It encodes the following:
- a CDS encoding class I SAM-dependent methyltransferase; this encodes MNDTSPAQLPAYYCLPRPELTQLVAARGLRILEVGCAAGAMGAALLEKGAAEVVGLDIFEPALALARTRLSAAHRVDLNGLPELPYPDGHFDLMTFADVLEHLVNPAAVLRHLSRWLSRDGKLLLSLPNIRHESVVLPLLVEGQWEYADSGILDRTHLRFFTRKGMLRMLDEAGFEGVGKIAGSQTATPVYVQKAAELVKALGGDAAKFIEECNVVQFITFAARKGAEARDGDRAPQVAAPASAPVAPAPGADPWAGSRAQRVLLAPDVGSPEDRWAAVLPRLAEQLSGKAAVTLGLALPLEHVQKPPQPVQALPSTLDLDLLLTEQPSSLAGWETLLRGAGVLVLTGARPEIADLATRMGVVIHDAAADPKLCPAPVAPSAEAARFPA